ACGCGCAGCTCCCCCAGGCGCCTGAGCAGGAAGAGGTTGTGCCCCAGCGTCTTGCCGAAGCCGATGCCCGGGTCCACCAGCACACGCTCGCGCGGAATGCCCGCGGCCACCGCGCGCGCCACGCCCTCCTCCAGGAAGGAGAGCACCTCGTCCACCACGTCCTCGTAGTGGGGGGCGAGCTGCATGGTCTCGGGGGTGCCTTGAATGTGCATGAGGCAGCAGGCCGCGCCCGCCTCGGCCGTCACCCGGGGCAGCTCCGGATCGAAGCGGAAGCCGCTGATGTCGTTGACGAGCACCACGCCCGCGCGCAGCGCCTCGCGCGCCACCGCCGCCAGGGTGGTGTCCACGGAGAGCGGCACGTCCGTGCGGGCGCGCAGCCCCTCGATGACGGGCATCAGCCGCGCGAGCTGCTCCTCGGCGGGCACGGGCGCGGAGCCGGGCCGCGTGGTCTCCGCCCCCACGTCCAGCACGTCCGCACCCGCCTCGGCCAGCCGCAGCCCATGGGCCACGGCGTCCTCGGCGCGCAGGTAGCGCCCTCCGTCGGAGAAGCTGTCCGGGGTGACGTTCACCACGCCCATGACGTGGGTGCGCGCGCCAAAGGTGAAGGTCCGCGCCCCGAGCGTCAGCGGCGCCGGGGGCCGTGAGCTCTCCAGCAGGCGCGCCACGGCGTCGGCGAGTCCGGCCAGCTCCGTGCGCTCCCGGGCGCGGGACACCACACGCTCGAACTGATCCTTGCGTCCGGAGAGCAGCCCCGTGCCGGGCCGGGTGCGCGGATCTCCCGCGACCCACGAGGGGTACTCCTCGCGCCCCGGGTCGGTGCAGTCGGCGAAGAGGCCCGCGAGGAAGCGGCCGTGCTCGCGCTCGAGCCCCGTGAGCAGCACGTGCAGCGCGGGCACCTTCTCGCGCAGGTACTCGCGGGCGGGGGTGGGCAGCCCCAGGCGCAGCAGGGCGGGCTCGAGGTCGGCGGGGCGATCGAGGCGGACGGGACGGGCTCGAATCATGGGCGGAGCGGCTCCGGCGGGACGCGCGAAAAAGACGAAGGCCCTCCCCACGTGGAGTGGAGAGGGCCTGGGTTCTACCTGAGCGGAGGGCCGCGGCTTCAGGCCTTGTTCGGCTCCATGTTGGGCAGTCCCTCGAGCGCGTCGAGGATCTTCCGCTTGTCCTTCTTCTCGGTGGACTTGGTGGGCGGGGCCATGACGCGGGGCGGCGGGCGCTCGCGCGTGAGCTGACCGCCCTGCAGGAGGATGTTCACGTCCTCGGCGTCCAGCGTCTCGTACTCCACCAGGGCGTCGGTGACGCGCTTGAGGCCCTCGAGGTTCTCGGTGAGCACCGCCTTGCCGCGCTCGTAGCAGCTCATCACGATGCTGCGCACCTCGGCGTCGATGAGCCGCGCGGTCTCCTCGGAGTAGTCCTTGCTCGAGTTGAAGTCACGGCCGAGGAACACCTCCCCGTCGCTCTTGCCGAAGGCCAGGGGCCCCAGCTTCTCGCTCATGCCCCAGCGGCACACCATGGCGCGCGCCGTCTCCGTGGCGCGCTCGATGTCGTTGGAGGCGCCCGAGCTCATCTCGTTGAACATGAGCTCCTCGGCGATGCGGCCGCCCATGGCCATGGAGATCTGATCGAGGATCTGCTTCTTGTAGCCGTTGACCTTGTCCTCGGTGGGCAGGCTCCAGGTGAGACCCAGGGCCTGGCCGCGCGGGATGATGGTGACCTTGTGGAGCGGATCGCAGCCGGGCAAGAGCTTGGCGATGATGGCGTGACCCGCCTCGTGCACGGCGGTGTTCCGCTTCTCCTTCTCGGTCATGATCATGGACTTGCGCTCGGGGCCCATGAAGACCTTGTCCTTGGCGGCCTCGAAGTCGCTCAGGTCCACGCGCTCCTTGTTCTGCCGCGCGGCCATCAGCGCCGACTCGTTGACGAGGTTCTCCAGGTCCGCGCCCGTCATGCCGGGAGTGCCGCGGGCGATGACCTCCAGCTCCACCTCGGGAGCGAGCGGCACGCGGCGGGTGTGCACCTTGAGCACGCCCAGGCGGCCCTTGAGGTCGGGGCGCGGCACCACGATGCGCCGATCGAAGCGGCCGGGACGCTGCAGCGCGGGATCCAACACGTCCGGACGGTTGGTGGCGGCGATGAGGATGACGCCCTCGTTGGACTCGAAGCCGTCCATCTCCACCAGGAGCTGGTTGAGCGTCTGCTCGCGCTCGTCGTGTCCGCCGCCCAGGCCCGCGCCACGGTGACGGCCCACGGCGTCGATCTCATCGATGAAGATGATGCACGGGGCGTTCTTCTTGCCCTGCTCGAACAGGTCGCGCACGCGGCTGGCGCCCACGCCGACGAACATCTCCACGAAGTCCGAGCCGGAGATGGAGAAGAAGGGCACGCCCGCCTCGCCGGCCACCGCGCGGGCCAGCAGCGTCTTGCCCGTTCCCGGCGGGCCCATCATCAGCACGCCCTTGGGAATGCGGCCGCCCAGCTTGGTGAACTTCTTGGGATCCTTGAGGAAGGCGACGATCTCCTCGAGCTCCTCCTTGCACTCGTCCGCGCCGGCCACGTCCGCGAAGGTGATCTTGTTGTGGCTCTCGTTGAGCAGCCGCGCCTTGGACTTGCCGAACGTCATCGCCTTGCCGCTACCACCCTGGAGCTGGCGCATGAAGAAGATGAAGAAGAGGAACAGGAAGACGACGGGCATCCACTGGCCGAGCACGGTCAGCCAGAGACTGTTCTGCTCCTCGCGCTCGTACTTCACGTCCACATCGTTCTTGCGCAGCTGCTCGAGGATGGCCGCGTCCGGCGCGGGACCGGTGGTGCGGAAGTCCGACTGCGAGTCGGTGAATTTACCCGTGTAGGTATTACCCTTGACCGACACCTCGCGGACCTTCTTCTCCTCCACCTTGGCGAGGAACTGGGTGAAGGTCGGCTCCTCCACCTGCACGCCGTTGGTATTGAAGAAGTTGTAGAAGGCGACGAAGAGGACGATCAGGATGACCCAGAGGCCGATGGTTTTGTAAGTCGAACGCACGTGGCAGCAGCCCTTTCGGTGCTCGGCGGCAGAGGTGGGCACGGACGGAAAAGCCCAGCACTTCCGACCGGTTGTCACGACACCGGGCGTATTGCCCGTGTGTTTGACGGTAACAGCAACAACAAAAACGCCTCAACTATTTTGGGGGTTCCTCTCCTGGCGGGCCCCCAAAGTGTCCGACTCTATAACGCAGAGCCCCCGGGCATGCCCGTGCCAGGAGGCAGCGCCCAGAGATACAGCCGTACAGCGCCCGCGTCCGGCGAATTCCACACCCCTGGCACCCAGAGCACCCCCCCCCCGGCGTCCGTGACGACCGGCACCCGGTCCCGGTGCTCACGGGGAACGCGGCCGTCCACCAGCACGTCCTGCAGCTTCCGGGAGCCGGCGGGACCGCGCACCCTGTCTCCGGCGCGGCGCGTCCTCACCGTGAGCGGCCACCGGGTTTCCTCCCGCAGCGGCAGGGCGAGCGCCCCCGGAGGCGGTGTCCCGGACCCCACCCCGAAGTGCCATTGCGTTCCGGGCTGGATGCCCTGGCTCCCCTCCCCTTCCAGGACCAGGCAGGCCACCGCCTCGCCTGCGGGCTCCTCCCGGCGCACGCAGCGCACCCGTCCCCCCATGGCCATGAGCCGCAGGCCCCCCGGCACATGCCCCCCGCGCAGCGTCACCGTCCCCCCCTCCGCCACCGCGTCCAGCACCCGGTCGAGCGAGGGCCCATCCACTTCCGCTCCCACTCCGGTCATCAGGCGGACGAGCACCCGGCGGCGCAGGGCCGGCTCCAGGGCGCGCACGCCCACCGCGTCCAGACTCCCATCCGGCAGCACGAGCCGGCCCCAGGCCTCGTCGGCCAGGCGGGCGAGCAGCGCCTCATCCTCGGCCGCCACGCGGGTGAAGGCCGCCAGGTGCGGCACCACGGAGAAGCCCACCGCCGCGGAGAGCGCGGGCAGCAGATCGTGCCTCAGCCGCGCCCGGAGGAAGGTCCGATCCTCGTTCATGCCGTCATGCACGAAGCCCGTGCCCTGCTCGGCGAGAAAGGCCTCCACCTCCTCGCGCGTATACCCGAGGAGCGGGCGAACGAGCGCGGGACCCGCCCGGTGGATGCCGATGGCGCCGCGCAGGGCGGTGCCTCGCAGCAGCCGCATGAGGAGCGTCTCGGCCTGGTCCGTCGCCGTGTGCGCCGTGGCCACCACTCCCAACCCACGCTCGCGCCGCAACGCCTCCAGCGCCGCGTAGCGGGCGTGCCGGGCCCGCTCCTCCACCCCCGGGCCCCGCCGCAGGCCCAGCTCACGGACATGACACGGCAGTTCCCACCGAGCCGCCAGCCGGACGACCGCCTCGGTGTCCCGCCGGGCCTCGGGCCGCAGACCATGATCGAGCGTGGCCACCTCCACCCGCAGCGACAGCGCCTCGCGCACGAGCGCCGTTCCCACCAGCAGGGCGCACGAGTCCGCGCCCCCCGAGACGGCCAACAGCACCGAGCCTCCCTCCAGGCCGAGCTGGCGGTAGCACCCCGAGAGGTTTCGCGAAAACAAGAGGCTCTTCTCACCCATGACCGGCATCGAACACGCGGGGGAATCAGAATCGCGCGGGCCGGGTTACACCAGATGCGGCTGGTTGAAGCAGCCGAAGACGATTCCTATGCTCTTCACTGGGGGTCGCGACGGTCGGGGAAAAGAGGACGGGGGTGGGAATGGCCGAGCGGCTCGAAGGGTTACAATGATGGATTTTCAACGGAGTTGGGCCTAGGGGTCCCCCCCCTCCCCCTCTGGGCCCACGGGGCCGCTGGGACACGTCCTGGCGGTCCTTCTTTCCGGAACGCCCCGGATCCTGCCTGCCAGGATCCGGGGCGTTCTCTTTTCGCGGGTTTTTTTCGCACACGCGGAATACCCGGCGGCATACGGTGGGGACACACTCCTAAACCGTTGACCCGTCAGGAGGTCTGTCGGATAACGGCTCCAGTGTGTTCAGGTCGTCACCTCGTATCCGTTCCGGAGACCCAGGATGGCAGGCACCGACAAGCGCAAGCAGTCCCTCTACTTCCCCGAGGAGATGCTCAAGGAGATCCAGGAGGAAGCCAACCGCCAGGACCGTTCGCTCTCGTGGGTCGTCCAGCAGGCCTGGAAGATCGCTCGTGACCGCATCAAGTCGTTCCCCGCCGTCAACGACGTGACGGGTGACGAGCGACAGGACCCACGTGAGGAAGGAAGGTCCTAAAACCCATGGCCGCCACTGATCATCGAAAACAAAGCCTCTACTTCCCCGAAGACATGCTGGATGAAATCCAGCGCGAGGCGACGCGGCAGGATCGCTCGCTGTCGTGGATCGTCCAACAGGCCTGGAAGGTGGCCCGAGGCGATCTGCGCAAGATGCCCTCGCCCAACGATGTCTTCGGCGCCCCGCCGCCCCGCGCCGACGGCTCGTCGGACGGGACGTAGTCCCCAAGCACCCTTCCCGGCCCTAGCGAACCACGGGCCGGGAAGGTTTCGCGCAGTGCTCCAGGATGATGCGCTCCTCCTCGTACAAGGGGGGCTTCGGGTCGGCATGCTGGTCACGCATCCTCGCCACGGTGAGGGTCACGTCCGTGGTCCGGCCTTTGGAAGGCGTGCTCGCCGTGGCGGGGTTGCGCGCCACGTCGGAAGCCGCGTCCTTGAAGATGGCGCCGTAGCCGTCTCCGCCCAGTGCCAGGAACGACGACATGGCCACCCGGTAGTACGGGACGTTGTCGCGCGGGGGCAAGGACACCACGCGGTCATTCACCTTCAGCTCCAGCACGCGCTGTCCCACCGGACGCGAGCAGTCCACGCGCAGCGAGGTGCCCTCGGACACCTGCAGGAAGGCACCCGAGGGCGCGAGGATGGGCTGACCCTCCGGTGACAGTCCCTCCACCGAGTGCTCGAACATGGCCACGAGCTGCTTCTCGGTGAGGTCCACCGTCACCACGGAGTTCTCGAAGAGCATCACCTCGTGCATGAGGCCATTCTTCAGCGGCCCCGGGGGGATGGACGTGCGGGTGACGCACAGGCCCTCGGCACGCAGGGCGCCTCCGTTGAGGATGCCCAGGTCCGCGGGGGCCCGGGAGCCGTCCTCGGCGTGGCGCAGCGCATCCGCGGCGAGCTGCCCGAGCGCATGGTTGTCATGCCGCGTGTAGATGCGGTCGAGGTAGACAGCCTCGCCCAGGTTGCCGAGGACCGTCTCGGGATCCTCCACCAGGGGCTGACACTGGTCGTTGTAGCGCAGGCAGCTCAGGCCCGGAGCCAGGGCCAGCGCCAGCAGCGTGACGGTGAGCGGTCGAGACATCACAGGTGGGCCCTCAAGGTCAGGAAGGCGGACAAGCCCTCGCGGGGAAGCAGGTTGGGGATGCGGTCCGGACGGGGCACATCGTCGCGCAGGTCGAAGTCGAAGACGTTCTGCACCAGCAGCGCCAGCTCGAAGTGATCGGCGATGGGCTCGGTGCGCACCTGCGCGGTGATGAGGTTGTAGGCGGGGATCCGGTAGCGGCGCACCAGCTCCAGCACCGAGCGCGTGTTGTTGCGCCGCTCGGCGCCCGCGCGCACCACGAGATCGAAGTTGACGAGATCTCCAATGGGCATGGAGATGCCGGCGTTGAAGCGCGCCTGGGGCGTGTCGGTGAGGTAGAGGTGGTTGGCGGGCAGCTCCAGATCCTCGGCGCGGAAGAGGCTCGCGTTGACCCAGGCGGTGGCGCGCTTGCTGGCCTCCAGCCGGGCCTCGCCCTCCACGCCGTACACGCGCACCCCCAGCTCGCGGTTGCGCACCGGGACGATGTTGCCCGAGGTGTCCACGGCGGCGATGGGATCGGAGAAGCTCTCGTAGAAGGCATTGCCGCGCAGGCGCACGCGCGCCTCGCCCGCCGTCTGGATGAGGTCCGCGCCCAGCTCGATCGTGTCCACCACGGCGGGCTGCAGGGCCGGGTTCCCCTCGAAGCGGCCCTGGTTGTAGTAGGTGTTGGGGATCTGCTCGAGCAGCTCCTGGAGCGTGGGCGGACGGAAGGCCCGGCCGTAGAGCAGCTTGAGCACGAGCGAGTCGGTGGCCGAGAAGACGAGCCCCGCCCGGGGATTGAGGCTCGTCACCAGGTGCGTGCCGGTGATGGTGTTGGTGCTGGTGTCCACGGACGGCAGCTGCGTCACGTCCGCGCGCAATCCGAGGGTGAGCGTGAGCGGCTCCACCACCGTCCATTGATCCTGCACGAAGGCGCCGAACGTCATCCGCCGCGAGGCCGCGCCCTGCGCGATGTCCT
This DNA window, taken from Cystobacter ferrugineus, encodes the following:
- the folP gene encoding dihydropteroate synthase translates to MIRARPVRLDRPADLEPALLRLGLPTPAREYLREKVPALHVLLTGLEREHGRFLAGLFADCTDPGREEYPSWVAGDPRTRPGTGLLSGRKDQFERVVSRARERTELAGLADAVARLLESSRPPAPLTLGARTFTFGARTHVMGVVNVTPDSFSDGGRYLRAEDAVAHGLRLAEAGADVLDVGAETTRPGSAPVPAEEQLARLMPVIEGLRARTDVPLSVDTTLAAVAREALRAGVVLVNDISGFRFDPELPRVTAEAGAACCLMHIQGTPETMQLAPHYEDVVDEVLSFLEEGVARAVAAGIPRERVLVDPGIGFGKTLGHNLFLLRRLGELRVLGLPVLVGTSRKGFLGKLAGGRPVEQRLAATLGSVATVAAAGDADFVRVHDVAEARDALAVVDAVRGALEGGSLY
- the ftsH gene encoding ATP-dependent zinc metalloprotease FtsH, translated to MRSTYKTIGLWVILIVLFVAFYNFFNTNGVQVEEPTFTQFLAKVEEKKVREVSVKGNTYTGKFTDSQSDFRTTGPAPDAAILEQLRKNDVDVKYEREEQNSLWLTVLGQWMPVVFLFLFFIFFMRQLQGGSGKAMTFGKSKARLLNESHNKITFADVAGADECKEELEEIVAFLKDPKKFTKLGGRIPKGVLMMGPPGTGKTLLARAVAGEAGVPFFSISGSDFVEMFVGVGASRVRDLFEQGKKNAPCIIFIDEIDAVGRHRGAGLGGGHDEREQTLNQLLVEMDGFESNEGVILIAATNRPDVLDPALQRPGRFDRRIVVPRPDLKGRLGVLKVHTRRVPLAPEVELEVIARGTPGMTGADLENLVNESALMAARQNKERVDLSDFEAAKDKVFMGPERKSMIMTEKEKRNTAVHEAGHAIIAKLLPGCDPLHKVTIIPRGQALGLTWSLPTEDKVNGYKKQILDQISMAMGGRIAEELMFNEMSSGASNDIERATETARAMVCRWGMSEKLGPLAFGKSDGEVFLGRDFNSSKDYSEETARLIDAEVRSIVMSCYERGKAVLTENLEGLKRVTDALVEYETLDAEDVNILLQGGQLTRERPPPRVMAPPTKSTEKKDKRKILDALEGLPNMEPNKA
- the tilS gene encoding tRNA lysidine(34) synthetase TilS codes for the protein MPVMGEKSLLFSRNLSGCYRQLGLEGGSVLLAVSGGADSCALLVGTALVREALSLRVEVATLDHGLRPEARRDTEAVVRLAARWELPCHVRELGLRRGPGVEERARHARYAALEALRRERGLGVVATAHTATDQAETLLMRLLRGTALRGAIGIHRAGPALVRPLLGYTREEVEAFLAEQGTGFVHDGMNEDRTFLRARLRHDLLPALSAAVGFSVVPHLAAFTRVAAEDEALLARLADEAWGRLVLPDGSLDAVGVRALEPALRRRVLVRLMTGVGAEVDGPSLDRVLDAVAEGGTVTLRGGHVPGGLRLMAMGGRVRCVRREEPAGEAVACLVLEGEGSQGIQPGTQWHFGVGSGTPPPGALALPLREETRWPLTVRTRRAGDRVRGPAGSRKLQDVLVDGRVPREHRDRVPVVTDAGGGVLWVPGVWNSPDAGAVRLYLWALPPGTGMPGGSAL
- a CDS encoding TIGR04563 family protein — protein: MAGTDKRKQSLYFPEEMLKEIQEEANRQDRSLSWVVQQAWKIARDRIKSFPAVNDVTGDERQDPREEGRS
- a CDS encoding TIGR04563 family protein, which produces MAATDHRKQSLYFPEDMLDEIQREATRQDRSLSWIVQQAWKVARGDLRKMPSPNDVFGAPPPRADGSSDGT
- a CDS encoding 5'-nucleotidase C-terminal domain-containing protein translates to MSRPLTVTLLALALAPGLSCLRYNDQCQPLVEDPETVLGNLGEAVYLDRIYTRHDNHALGQLAADALRHAEDGSRAPADLGILNGGALRAEGLCVTRTSIPPGPLKNGLMHEVMLFENSVVTVDLTEKQLVAMFEHSVEGLSPEGQPILAPSGAFLQVSEGTSLRVDCSRPVGQRVLELKVNDRVVSLPPRDNVPYYRVAMSSFLALGGDGYGAIFKDAASDVARNPATASTPSKGRTTDVTLTVARMRDQHADPKPPLYEEERIILEHCAKPSRPVVR